The DNA segment CCTCAACTACAGACACCACGCAATGGGGCACTAAAACgttctttttcacacaggtcGCATGAATCGGTTCAAGCGTCGCGTCGAACATGGCAAGGTCGTTACTACAACAGATTACTGGAACGCACACAGCAGAGAAGGCAGGAACAACCGTGTCCTCGGAGACAAAAAAGATGCATTCATCACGGGATGAATTTTCCAATAGAGCAGCTGGGAAACTACCATGCACGGAAAGGTGCCCACTTCTACAGTCAACAGTTGCCCAACACTCCCGCAAAAAATCGATTCCCAAAATaacgtcatgcgtcgatcgtgcaataaccgcgaattctgtgggaaacaccttgccgcacaaagacacgtccacagtgcaaactcccaccggacacaacgcatcaccgctcacaccacggaatgtcgcaccacggcttatacaaaacatcactttcagtccaagaaagttcttaaaattcacactcaTCACAGAAATTGTCGCGCCTGTATCCACAAGTGCCATGGTATAGGTAAGCAatcaacaagtacatgaactttgttcttcagcataaacacTGACGGGGGTATATCTGTCGAAAGTGTCTGGTATCTTGCGGCCTCACCCCCATTGGCCGCGCCGACTGGTTTTCCGGCGGCGGTGACTTCATGCGTCGCCGCGGCGATGGGGATCGTCGAGCACATGGGGCTGGTGGCGGCGTGAAGTTTCGATCAGAGGCCGGTGAAGGGTAGCGTAAACTGGTGGGCGTGCGTGGTTGCCGTGGCGTAGGGAACGGGCGGTCGAGAGGCTGGGGAGACATGAGCAAGGGATCTCGCTGGTACGTAGGAGGGTTGTTGCAAAATCGCGAGATGTGACCCGGgacgccgcagctgtaacacaccggcGGAGGTCGAGACACCCGTGGCAGCTCGGAGTGACCAGTCCTGTCAGAAGGCATTGGGTAGCAGTATCGCTCTTCAAGGGGACGGTAGGCAGCCGACGTTCGTTGAGAGAAACGAGGTGAGCAaaaacgccgttcgtaattggagggtgtCCGATCGGAGAACTCAAGTGATCGCAGTGTaccttggcattcatcgacgtctgctgcattaactgatggctgccatggggccggagcggttggcgttcgcgcgcgtgctgtctctcttgcatagccgtcctgaaagGCGCTGGGACAATGAGAGATTTGCTGACAGCGAAGCAATTCTTCCCGTACAATCTGGcgtattgtcgacgagaggtcATTAGGTGACATAGtgtcgacactagccactgttggCTCGTTTGACAGACGGTcaaatttcggagctatccgtcgcatcttcagcgtttcaaatgtgcgacagtgctgcatcaTGTCAGACATGGAGTTCAGGTTTTCTTGGCCAATTAAGAAGTTGTATACGTCTTCGGCTATCtccttcagaacgtgtccaaccttgtcctcttcagtcatcctaggattcactatcttgcacagcttcaaaatttcttctataTATGTGGTACATGTCTCCCCTGGAAGCTGTGCCCTCTGAGCTAATGTCGgctccgctcgcttcttcttcgcgTTAGAATCGCCGAAGCACTTCCGTACTTCCTcaacaaaacgatcccaagtggtgaacatgtcctcgtggttttcataccacatgagagcagtgttcgtcAGTGAAAATACAACATGACTGAGCTGCGCTGCTGAGTCCCAGCcgttgcttctgctcacccgcttatagttcttgagccactcgtcaacgtcTTCCCCTGAGGTCCCGCCAATGTTTGGTGGCACTCGGTAGTACGGCTAGGGACCCGTAGGAGCCGTAGGAGTTGcccccgatgcatcagaggtcTGGAGTTGGGACATCATCTTGATCGGCGAAGCCGGAattccggcaaggcggcggctgcggcgaagaccagggagtagagcttccgtcTTTGGGTTCGTATTACGCAGCACCATCCACCAatctgttacggcctcgggagagggttaaaGGGGCGTTTAATGATTGAGGCACAAAaatgtagctccttgggctatgctggctggtgtcaatcgtaggagcaatgtcgtcttcccctttctcttctctcacttgcctcacttttcactggcagtgacacggcgtaaCCATATGGTAAAAtaccacgcaagcagaatccagaggtGGAattttcatcttgataggcaacttggtcaggcagcttctcacaTCACAGAAGTGCCAATAACATTGTGCTGCCaaagacttagagataggcattgcagaTGATAAATATGCCTGACGCTTGAAGAGGAACGCcagaaaccaagcgatacaaacatgtacGAAAATGAACCATAAAAACATTGCCCTCAGAACTTTTCCGTAAGCGCTCctcaaggcgaacaaacgtaccacaaatagcagtcagaagcacagctctaaatttcagtacgcaactgtacagttctgcctagtacatacgtacttgggccatggtcaaatGCCCAAAGTCGAAAAGACACTAATAAAGGACACGCTGCTCGCGCGCGGAATCATAGTATAAAGAACagcggaacattgctgcgcacttgcatcgaggcgcgtgttgctgaattgatataaCAATACCAGGAACTGGGACANNNNNNNNNNNNNNNNNNNNNNNNNNNNNNNNNNNNNNNNNNNNNNNNNNNNNNNNNNNNNNNNNNNNNNNNNNNNNNNNNNNNNNNNNNNNNNNNNNNNttcagaaccgcgacgggcaactgccgtcgtggcgcgagtttgtcgtcagctcctggagacctacaccagttctgatcgccacgaacgagcggaacgagcgattcaggcccgtgtccagttgccaaacgaaactgtgaccacgtacgtcgaagacatgacgcgcctcttccgacgtgcggatccaagaatgacagaggagaagaagttacgtcatctgatgcgcggggtcaggagcaactcttcgctggcctcatacggagccctccgaagacggtcgcggagttcttgtccgaggccgtaaccatggaaaagatgcttctgcatcgctcgaacttgtatgagcggctGGCACGGTGGCTGGCACGgtggacggctggcacggtggagcttgcggctacaggaatttgacatcaccatcgtttataagtctggccgtaagcatgaagacgctgacacgctgtcccgcgcacccattgatcctgccagtcaggaaacagaggatgatgacggcttcctgggcgccattagttcgtcggacttgagcagacggcagcgtgacgacggtgagattcgaccgatcatcgatcatttagagggtcgcgacacaccataccacgcca comes from the Dermacentor silvarum isolate Dsil-2018 chromosome 9, BIME_Dsil_1.4, whole genome shotgun sequence genome and includes:
- the LOC125939814 gene encoding uncharacterized protein LOC125939814 gives rise to the protein MPSDRTGHSELPRVSRPPPVCYSCGVPGHISRFCNNPPTYQRDPLLMSPQPLDRPFPTPRQPRTPTSLRYPSPASDRNFTPPPAPCARRSPSPRRRMKSPPPENQSARPMGNPLRRWLHLLMLQARMDISVLKVQPIHNIYK